A portion of the Bulleidia sp. zg-1006 genome contains these proteins:
- a CDS encoding alginate lyase family protein, giving the protein MPASFFLFMKTYEQIMDEIILQKKINQSHFNDTEALKNAERILKNTFLFNRRWDMERCLKAYTLQPMDWLAHPNEDEEWCFMLNRMDYLKDLALASQMTGDKKYLIKAKELIFLWLKDHSEIKDNPSTRTLDTGIRLLNFYELLPYLKAFQLLTKEETDTILSSMKAQILYLKKSCKTKYTLSNWGSIQMASLVIVLPLFQELNEEYKWAKEELKTQLEMQIYPDGMHWEQSTMYHVEVLNSLQKVYYYVDLEEELKVLLAKVMANMTNALKHLITPKMKIEAYGDSDEVGVEDVLLRSSFLLKQKDYLSLVKEVDGESFFAFGQDIVDFYQKQNKSEPKERYYDGIYSGIYTIRSSWDNKADYLMFLNSSLGSGHGHSDNLHFSLFIEGKPILIDSGRYSYREDCALRPFLKSQRSHNSLLVDDKEICVPKGSWSYNTFAKVLPSYVHHEDGVHYLEGTILSENPLEVWTRKLVFIEEGICLLVDQVHCQGEHKVSQFFHFDSSITSMEELNWYHSGSLSVKKDVCSKQYNQLEDHFVAKVDHCLVDEGSFVTCFYPQETKLTQVPIQQGNQAVLSDKQGLAYEIKLKNGNCYTIAFLQEEIYKGTKILFCRNVPFHAKAVVIHKKQLYRLRTS; this is encoded by the coding sequence ATGCCGGCTTCCTTTTTCTTATTTATGAAAACATATGAACAAATTATGGATGAAATCATCCTCCAAAAGAAAATAAATCAATCCCATTTTAACGATACAGAAGCTTTAAAGAACGCTGAGAGAATTTTAAAGAATACTTTCTTATTTAATCGTCGTTGGGATATGGAACGCTGTTTAAAAGCTTATACGCTTCAACCAATGGATTGGTTGGCTCATCCAAACGAAGATGAAGAATGGTGTTTTATGCTTAATCGAATGGATTATCTCAAAGATTTAGCGTTAGCTAGTCAAATGACAGGGGATAAAAAGTATCTTATTAAGGCAAAGGAATTGATTTTTCTTTGGCTTAAAGATCATTCGGAAATAAAAGATAATCCATCTACTAGAACATTAGATACCGGTATTCGTTTATTGAATTTTTATGAATTATTACCGTATCTAAAAGCCTTTCAGCTTCTAACAAAAGAAGAAACAGATACCATTCTTTCCAGTATGAAAGCCCAGATTCTTTATTTAAAAAAATCTTGTAAAACTAAATATACCTTAAGCAATTGGGGTAGTATTCAAATGGCGTCTTTGGTGATTGTATTGCCTTTGTTTCAAGAATTAAATGAAGAATATAAATGGGCTAAAGAAGAATTAAAAACCCAGCTAGAAATGCAAATCTATCCGGATGGCATGCACTGGGAACAGTCAACGATGTACCATGTGGAAGTGCTGAATAGTCTTCAGAAGGTTTATTATTACGTAGACTTAGAGGAAGAATTGAAAGTTTTATTAGCGAAGGTAATGGCTAATATGACCAATGCTTTAAAACACTTAATCACACCAAAAATGAAGATAGAGGCTTATGGTGATAGTGATGAAGTTGGGGTAGAAGATGTTTTATTGCGTTCTTCTTTTCTCTTGAAACAAAAGGATTATCTTTCTCTGGTGAAAGAAGTGGATGGTGAATCTTTCTTTGCTTTTGGACAAGATATTGTAGACTTTTATCAAAAACAAAATAAATCAGAACCTAAGGAAAGGTATTATGATGGTATCTATTCTGGTATCTACACAATACGTAGCTCTTGGGATAATAAAGCCGATTATTTGATGTTTCTAAATAGTTCTTTAGGTAGTGGACATGGACATAGTGATAATCTGCATTTCAGTTTATTTATAGAAGGCAAGCCAATTCTAATTGATTCAGGTCGTTATAGTTACCGAGAAGATTGTGCTTTAAGACCATTTTTGAAATCCCAAAGAAGTCATAATTCTTTATTGGTGGATGATAAAGAAATCTGTGTACCAAAGGGTAGTTGGTCATATAATACTTTTGCGAAAGTCTTGCCTAGCTATGTTCACCATGAGGATGGTGTTCATTATTTAGAAGGAACAATCCTATCTGAAAATCCTTTGGAAGTTTGGACGAGAAAGCTTGTCTTTATTGAGGAGGGTATTTGCTTGCTGGTGGATCAAGTGCATTGTCAAGGTGAGCATAAAGTAAGCCAATTCTTTCATTTTGATTCAAGTATTACTTCAATGGAAGAGCTTAATTGGTATCATAGTGGTTCTTTAAGTGTCAAGAAAGACGTTTGTTCAAAGCAATACAATCAATTGGAGGATCATTTTGTCGCAAAAGTTGACCATTGCCTTGTTGACGAAGGAAGTTTTGTGACATGCTTCTATCCTCAAGAAACAAAGCTGACACAAGTACCTATTCAACAAGGGAATCAAGCTGTTCTATCAGACAAACAAGGCTTAGCTTATGAAATTAAATTAAAAAATGGTAATTGTTATACGATTGCTTTTTTGCAAGAAGAAATATACAAAGGAACGAAGATTTTATTTTGCCGGAATGTGCCATTCCATGCAAAAGCGGTTGTCATTCATAAAAAACAGCTATATCGTTTAAGAACTTCGTAA
- a CDS encoding PTS system mannose/fructose/sorbose family transporter subunit IID, which translates to MTGFNKLTKADYTKTTLRAYFLQNGFNYTNYQGLGYALVMYPAFKKMYGDDKAKLAKELESNSEFYNTNPNFLPFVTSIHLAMADNGYDYEEVRGIKMALMGPLAGIGDSLSQFCIAPLFSTIFASMAMQGFSLAPLLFLLAENVTLLAIKLIVGGYGRKLGTDMIDKLSSQMGTISEAASMIGVTVIAGLAATFVKMNVKVSLAAGQIQQGVKQSTVNIQAMLDKVAPALLPVLYTLLMYYLIKKKGMTTYTLVLITVVLGIALSFLGILG; encoded by the coding sequence ATGACTGGATTTAATAAATTAACGAAGGCCGATTACACAAAGACCACTTTACGTGCTTACTTTTTACAAAATGGCTTTAATTATACCAACTATCAAGGATTAGGTTATGCTTTAGTTATGTATCCTGCATTCAAAAAAATGTATGGAGATGACAAAGCTAAGTTAGCGAAAGAATTAGAAAGTAATTCAGAATTCTATAACACAAACCCAAACTTCTTACCATTTGTGACATCCATTCATTTAGCCATGGCTGATAATGGTTATGATTACGAAGAGGTTCGTGGTATTAAGATGGCTTTAATGGGACCTTTGGCTGGCATTGGTGACTCTTTATCACAATTCTGTATTGCCCCATTGTTCTCAACTATCTTTGCATCTATGGCTATGCAAGGCTTTAGCCTGGCACCATTGTTATTCTTATTAGCTGAAAACGTTACTTTATTAGCGATTAAGTTAATTGTGGGTGGCTATGGACGTAAGCTTGGTACTGATATGATTGATAAGTTATCTAGTCAAATGGGTACCATTTCCGAAGCTGCTAGCATGATTGGTGTTACCGTTATTGCTGGTTTGGCTGCAACATTTGTGAAGATGAATGTGAAAGTTTCCTTAGCGGCCGGTCAAATTCAACAAGGTGTAAAACAATCTACCGTGAATATCCAAGCTATGTTGGATAAAGTAGCACCTGCCTTACTTCCAGTGCTTTATACATTATTGATGTATTATCTCATTAAGAAGAAAGGCATGACAACTTATACTTTGGTTTTGATTACGGTTGTACTCGGTATTGCCTTAAGTTTCTTAGGTATTTTAGGATAA
- a CDS encoding PTS mannose/fructose/sorbose/N-acetylgalactosamine transporter subunit IIC, whose protein sequence is MVTISLVQAILIGLWTAFCYSGMLFGIFTNRAIVLSFGVGLVLNDIPTALKCGAIAELAFMGFGVGAGGTVPPNPIGPGIIGTLMAITVPGVTPESALSLSLPFAVAIQFLQTAIYTVRAGGPESAANALKKQNFGAFRWHANATIVLFAVVGFALGFSGAYAMEWLSSVVKLIPAQLLKGLSVAGGMLPAIGFAMIMTVMLKKELIPFAILGYILAAYLKMPVMGIALVGACFAIKYYNDSNKKTVVQTENGNGEEHNDWI, encoded by the coding sequence ATGGTAACTATTAGTTTGGTTCAAGCCATCTTAATTGGTTTATGGACTGCATTCTGTTATTCGGGTATGTTATTTGGTATTTTTACCAACCGCGCTATTGTTTTAAGCTTTGGCGTTGGTTTAGTCTTAAATGATATACCAACAGCTTTAAAGTGTGGAGCAATTGCTGAATTAGCTTTCATGGGATTTGGTGTTGGTGCTGGTGGAACAGTTCCTCCAAACCCAATTGGTCCCGGTATTATTGGTACTTTGATGGCAATCACCGTGCCTGGTGTTACACCGGAATCGGCATTATCTCTATCACTTCCATTTGCGGTAGCGATTCAATTTTTACAAACAGCAATTTACACCGTTCGAGCTGGTGGGCCAGAATCGGCTGCGAATGCACTTAAGAAACAAAACTTCGGTGCTTTCCGTTGGCACGCTAACGCAACGATTGTCTTATTTGCGGTTGTTGGTTTCGCATTAGGCTTCTCAGGCGCTTATGCAATGGAATGGTTAAGCAGTGTTGTTAAATTAATTCCTGCTCAATTGTTGAAGGGCTTATCAGTAGCTGGTGGTATGTTACCGGCAATTGGTTTTGCTATGATTATGACAGTTATGTTAAAGAAAGAATTAATTCCTTTCGCCATCCTTGGTTATATCTTAGCCGCTTACCTAAAGATGCCGGTTATGGGAATTGCTTTAGTTGGCGCTTGCTTCGCTATTAAGTATTACAACGATTCCAATAAGAAGACTGTTGTCCAAACAGAAAACGGAAATGGAGAAGAACACAATGACTGGATTTAA
- a CDS encoding PTS system mannose/fructose/N-acetylgalactosamine-transporter subunit IIB: MNTPNIVMTRIDERLVHGQGALWAKTLGVNTVIVANDAVSEDHMSQTLMKTALPKSLAVRFFSIQKVIDIIHKASPQQTIFLVVKDCADALKLVEGGVPVKEINIGNIHNAEGKEKVTRSIFLGAEDKKALKTMVEQYNIQFNTVTTPGGTDGAAQVDIKDYL; this comes from the coding sequence ATGAATACACCAAATATCGTTATGACCAGAATTGATGAAAGACTGGTTCATGGACAAGGTGCCCTATGGGCAAAAACATTAGGTGTGAACACAGTGATTGTTGCTAATGATGCGGTTAGTGAAGATCATATGTCACAAACTCTAATGAAGACAGCTTTACCAAAGAGCTTAGCTGTTCGCTTCTTTAGCATTCAAAAAGTGATTGATATTATTCACAAAGCCAGTCCTCAGCAAACCATCTTCTTAGTGGTTAAGGATTGTGCTGATGCTTTAAAGCTTGTGGAGGGTGGTGTACCGGTGAAAGAAATCAACATTGGTAACATTCATAATGCTGAAGGTAAAGAAAAAGTTACTCGTTCTATCTTCTTAGGAGCAGAAGATAAAAAAGCTCTTAAGACAATGGTCGAACAATACAATATTCAATTTAATACGGTCACAACACCGGGCGGAACCGATGGGGCTGCTCAGGTGGACATAAAAGATTACCTATGA
- a CDS encoding glycoside hydrolase family 88 protein produces the protein MAKSIHIETIAQRDRYLHSELLSKKELEEAMNLCVKQVEANLDYFKDKFPYSCTKQGQYPIIENIEWTDGFWTGMLWLCYEYTKEEKYRDLAMKNVASFSNRVKKRIALDHHDLGFLYSLSCVSAYKITGSDLAKEAALLAADKLMERWQEKGQFLQAWGPKDSPEHYRFIIDCMMNIPLLYWASEVTGNLRYAEVASLHFKTSLQYVIREDASAFHTFYMDYETGGPSHGATRQGYSDSSSWARGQAWGIYGIPLNTRYTKNMDNIPYFKGMLHYFLNRLPKDDVCYWDLIFNDGSNQSKDSSAAAIAVCGILEMLPYLKNDEDAKVYEHAAALILRSLMQNYANKEIKAGQAILEHGVYSWHSGKGVDEGNIWGDYYYMEAIYRQLKQWNSYW, from the coding sequence ATGGCTAAATCGATCCATATTGAAACGATTGCCCAAAGAGATAGATACTTACATTCTGAATTACTTAGCAAAAAGGAATTAGAAGAAGCGATGAACTTGTGTGTGAAACAAGTGGAAGCGAATTTAGATTATTTCAAAGATAAGTTTCCTTACTCTTGTACGAAACAAGGTCAATATCCAATCATTGAGAACATTGAATGGACAGATGGCTTTTGGACGGGAATGTTATGGCTATGTTATGAATACACAAAAGAAGAGAAGTATCGTGACCTAGCTATGAAGAATGTCGCAAGTTTTTCCAATCGGGTGAAAAAACGGATTGCGTTAGATCACCATGATTTAGGTTTCCTATATTCTTTATCTTGCGTTAGTGCTTACAAAATCACGGGTAGTGATTTAGCGAAAGAAGCCGCTTTGTTGGCGGCGGATAAATTGATGGAACGTTGGCAAGAAAAGGGTCAATTCCTACAAGCTTGGGGACCTAAGGATAGTCCGGAACATTATCGTTTTATCATCGATTGTATGATGAATATTCCATTATTGTATTGGGCTAGTGAGGTGACAGGAAATCTTCGTTACGCTGAAGTCGCAAGTTTGCATTTTAAGACAAGCTTGCAATATGTCATTCGGGAAGATGCTTCTGCTTTCCATACCTTCTATATGGATTATGAAACAGGAGGACCATCTCATGGAGCTACTCGACAAGGTTACTCCGATAGTTCGTCTTGGGCTAGAGGGCAAGCTTGGGGTATTTATGGTATTCCATTGAACACTCGTTACACTAAGAATATGGATAACATTCCTTATTTTAAGGGTATGTTACATTATTTCTTAAATCGTTTACCAAAAGATGATGTGTGCTATTGGGACTTAATCTTTAACGATGGTTCTAATCAATCCAAAGATTCTTCAGCAGCGGCGATTGCGGTGTGTGGAATTTTAGAGATGCTACCATATTTGAAGAATGATGAAGATGCGAAAGTCTATGAACACGCCGCTGCACTTATCCTTAGATCTTTGATGCAAAATTACGCAAATAAGGAAATCAAAGCTGGACAAGCCATTCTTGAACATGGTGTCTATTCTTGGCACTCTGGCAAAGGTGTTGATGAAGGAAACATCTGGGGTGACTACTATTACATGGAAGCCATTTATCGGCAGTTGAAACAATGGAATTCCTATTGGTGA
- a CDS encoding bifunctional 4-hydroxy-2-oxoglutarate aldolase/2-dehydro-3-deoxy-phosphogluconate aldolase, which translates to MNDLYERISQIGIVPVVKIFEAEDALPLAKALCNGGIDVAEITFRSEHAVSAIQQIHSELPNMLLGAGTVLTIEQAKQAKEAGASFIVTPGLNPAIVKWCLEQEIPILPGVSTASEIEQALSLGLKTLKFFPAESSGGAKKLKDFSGPYQNVQFLPTGGINATNMHDYLQLPNVIAIGGSFMLANDIVQAKDWETIQNLAAKAIKSLLKYQLIHIGINSSSPEDSEKVCKLLCQLFHFTYYKKPKSNFAGVGFEVLHGQGHGKNGHIGIYTPYPERALYQLKKMGVHAIEETITRNKKSHRINFAYLDLEIGGFGVHIINPDVKMEV; encoded by the coding sequence ATGAACGATTTATACGAAAGAATCTCGCAAATCGGCATTGTTCCTGTGGTAAAGATATTTGAAGCCGAAGATGCCCTACCCTTAGCGAAAGCTTTGTGCAATGGTGGCATTGATGTAGCGGAAATCACTTTCCGTAGCGAACATGCAGTAAGTGCTATTCAACAAATTCATTCCGAATTACCGAATATGTTGTTGGGAGCAGGTACGGTTTTAACGATTGAACAAGCTAAACAAGCCAAAGAAGCTGGTGCTTCCTTTATTGTGACACCAGGTTTAAATCCGGCGATTGTTAAGTGGTGTTTGGAACAAGAAATACCTATTTTACCTGGAGTTTCTACCGCAAGTGAAATCGAACAAGCCTTATCTTTAGGTCTTAAAACCTTAAAGTTCTTCCCGGCTGAAAGTAGTGGTGGTGCGAAAAAGCTAAAAGACTTTAGCGGTCCTTATCAAAATGTTCAATTCTTACCAACCGGTGGTATCAATGCAACGAATATGCATGACTACTTACAGTTGCCTAATGTAATAGCGATTGGTGGTAGCTTTATGCTAGCGAATGATATTGTGCAGGCAAAGGACTGGGAAACCATCCAAAACTTAGCTGCCAAAGCCATTAAATCTCTATTAAAGTATCAACTCATCCACATTGGCATTAATTCCAGTAGTCCTGAAGATTCAGAAAAAGTATGCAAGCTTCTTTGCCAGCTATTTCATTTCACATACTATAAGAAACCGAAGTCAAACTTTGCTGGTGTTGGATTTGAAGTCTTACATGGGCAAGGTCATGGTAAAAATGGTCATATTGGTATTTATACCCCTTATCCCGAAAGAGCTTTGTATCAGTTAAAGAAAATGGGTGTTCATGCCATAGAAGAAACGATTACTCGTAATAAAAAGAGTCATCGCATCAATTTTGCATACTTGGATTTGGAAATTGGCGGATTTGGTGTTCATATCATCAATCCTGATGTAAAGATGGAGGTATAG
- a CDS encoding sugar kinase translates to MKVITFGEIMLRLAPHGYYRFGQSNDFEASFGGCAANVAVSLANFQEEVSYITKLPKHAIGQWAVDELKRFGVDTSLICRGGNRLGIYYLEKGASQRASQVIYDRAHSSFSEARPEDFDWSKIFRGADWFHFTGITPALNPSIANITLEACQKAKKLGLTISCDLNFRKKLWTSEQAKETMSKLVPYVDVCIANEEDADKVFGIKASSTNVLTGELSKEGYEEVAKKLQDTFGCQTIAITLRKSLSASENLWSAMLYENGKTYFSKEYHMHIVDRVGGGDSFGAGLIYACRHLSDPSERIEFAVAASCLKHSIEGDFNRVKVNEVLTLAQGDGSGRVQR, encoded by the coding sequence ATGAAAGTTATCACATTTGGTGAAATTATGTTACGGTTAGCCCCTCATGGCTATTATCGTTTTGGTCAAAGTAATGATTTTGAAGCCAGCTTTGGTGGTTGTGCTGCCAATGTGGCCGTTAGTTTAGCTAACTTTCAAGAAGAAGTATCTTACATCACTAAATTACCAAAGCATGCTATTGGTCAATGGGCAGTGGATGAATTAAAACGCTTTGGTGTCGATACTTCTTTGATTTGTCGTGGTGGTAATCGGCTTGGCATTTATTACTTAGAAAAAGGAGCTAGTCAAAGAGCTAGTCAAGTCATCTATGACCGTGCGCACTCTTCTTTCTCAGAAGCAAGACCGGAGGATTTTGATTGGTCAAAGATATTTCGAGGGGCTGATTGGTTCCATTTTACGGGTATCACCCCTGCTTTAAATCCTAGTATTGCCAATATTACTTTAGAAGCATGTCAAAAAGCGAAAAAGCTTGGCTTAACGATTTCTTGTGATTTAAACTTCCGTAAGAAATTATGGACTAGTGAACAAGCCAAAGAAACGATGTCTAAGCTTGTTCCTTATGTGGATGTTTGTATCGCTAATGAAGAAGATGCCGATAAAGTATTTGGTATCAAGGCTAGCTCAACCAATGTCTTAACAGGAGAATTATCCAAAGAAGGCTATGAAGAAGTTGCCAAGAAACTTCAAGATACTTTTGGTTGCCAAACCATCGCTATTACTCTAAGAAAGAGCTTGTCCGCTAGTGAAAATCTTTGGTCAGCTATGCTTTATGAAAATGGAAAGACCTATTTTTCAAAGGAATACCACATGCACATTGTCGACCGTGTTGGTGGCGGAGATTCCTTTGGGGCCGGTTTAATTTATGCTTGTCGTCACCTAAGTGATCCAAGCGAAAGAATTGAGTTCGCAGTAGCGGCTAGTTGTTTAAAACATAGTATTGAAGGTGACTTCAACCGTGTGAAAGTGAATGAAGTTCTAACCCTTGCACAGGGGGATGGTTCAGGACGTGTGCAAAGATAA
- a CDS encoding gluconate 5-dehydrogenase encodes MFEMNSFSLKGKIAFITGASYGIGFAIATAYAKAGATIVFNDIKQELVDKGLVAYKELGIEAHGYVCDVTDEVAVLALVKKIEKEVGIIDILVNNAGIIKRIPMIEMSAKDFRQVIDVDLNAPFIVSKALIPSMIKKGHGKIINICSMMSELGRETVSAYAAAKGGLKMLTRNICSEYGKYNIQCNGIGPGYIATPQTAVLRERQADGSRHPFDSFIVAKTPAERWGETEDLMGPAVFLASEASNFVNGHILYVDGGILAYIGRQPE; translated from the coding sequence ATGTTTGAAATGAATTCCTTTTCTTTAAAAGGAAAGATTGCCTTTATTACAGGGGCTAGTTATGGAATTGGTTTTGCGATTGCGACTGCTTACGCAAAAGCTGGTGCCACTATTGTTTTTAATGATATTAAGCAGGAATTAGTGGATAAAGGTTTAGTTGCTTATAAAGAACTAGGTATTGAAGCTCATGGTTATGTATGCGATGTGACCGATGAGGTAGCTGTCTTAGCCTTAGTTAAAAAAATTGAAAAAGAAGTTGGTATTATTGATATTCTTGTTAACAATGCCGGTATTATCAAGCGTATTCCAATGATTGAAATGTCGGCGAAGGATTTCCGTCAAGTCATTGATGTGGATTTAAACGCCCCTTTCATTGTTTCTAAAGCACTTATCCCTTCCATGATTAAAAAAGGTCATGGCAAAATCATTAACATTTGTTCCATGATGTCTGAATTAGGTCGTGAAACCGTTAGTGCTTATGCGGCGGCTAAGGGTGGTTTAAAGATGTTGACACGAAATATTTGTTCAGAATATGGTAAATATAACATTCAATGCAATGGTATTGGACCTGGTTATATCGCTACTCCACAAACAGCTGTCCTTCGTGAAAGACAAGCGGATGGTAGTCGTCATCCATTTGATAGCTTCATTGTAGCGAAAACTCCTGCAGAAAGATGGGGAGAAACAGAAGATTTAATGGGACCGGCTGTCTTCTTAGCATCCGAGGCAAGTAACTTTGTGAATGGACACATTCTTTATGTAGATGGTGGTATCTTAGCCTATATTGGTCGTCAACCGGAATAA